GTCTTCAACCGGCTCCAGCCCAAACGTATTCTGTTCCACGCCACTCGCACTTAACCACAGATACACACCAGATTCCGGTTCAAATTCCTTGCATATCAGAACCTTGCCCGCATTCTCCGACTTTTCTGCACGAACGGTATCCAGCACGCCAGATTTGTCCCTGTTGCACTCGCCCAATCCGTAAACCTTTTGCCAGAACGCAATGATGTAGTGTTCAAAATACCCAATCGAGGCATCAGGGAAATGCTGCCCCATAAACCTGCGAGCATACGCATACTCGTTGTAGCGCAACGCAGCCTTGTCGGCAAGCTTGACAAGTAGGTCGTCGGTAAGGCCTGCCGTAAGGCTTGCAATCATTTCGGTCACATCGGGTTCTGGGCCAGTCAACAACATAATTACGGAAAGAGCAAGAAGTTTTTCATTGTCAATAATGCTCGCATTTTCGAATGCTTGCTCCGATTGATCACCGAAGAAGGCTTCCGCAACTTCCCTTTCTGCCTGCGATTTTGCCTTATCGAAATCCATACCATTTTCCACGAGCGAAAGAATTCGCTTGTGCGTAATGTGCGTACCCACATTGATATTTATCTTGCCATCATTCCCGACTTTGGCGACAGCCTTTAACGAGAGCGGGTTTGTCGTCTTCAAGCCATAGAGTTCGTTCCAATAGTAACCATTCGCATCTAGCAGAACATAGCGGGAATCCAGCTCTACCTTGCCCAGCGAGAACGAACCGTCGTCGCCGTCAACGGTACCCGTGAAAGACTTGCCCGTCTGCGCAAAAGTTTGGGAATTCAGTTCGTACAAGGTAACAGTCGTACCTTTCACGAACGGCCCCTTCTCAACAACGCCCTCGATGCTTGCTGTAATCTGGTTCGGGTCGTCCGATGTTCCTGCCACAGATCTTGAATCATTGCAAGACGAAAGCCATGTGGAGGCAAGGCCCAGCGCAGCAATAGAAATTACAAATCTCAGGTTAGTCGTTTTCATGGGGAACCTCCTTCACCTTTCGGGTCAGCGGGAAAAACTGCAGGTTGAGTCTGTAGACCTGGTTAATATTCTTGTCTGCAACGGCAATGGATATAATCTTCTGGCGGAACGTCTCAAGTTCATGAACAATCCTGTCGTAGGTTTCATCAGAAATGCCCATAGTGACACCGGTGATGTTGCGCTCCGTCGTAGGCAGGTCAAGGGAATTCGCCGCGAGTTGCGACATCTGGCGGTGCGCCGTCCGGATTGCAAGGCGAGTCGCCTCGCTCGACCCCGTAATGGAACTTTCTGATTGAGAATACGTTCCATCCTTGGCCTTGAGCAACAGTCCAGAATCGGTAAGGAACTTTAAGGTTTCCTGAACCTCCCAAGCCGTTACTGGCGGGTAACACTTCTTCGCTAGTTCACCGGGAGTCGCCCCCGGCATCAACGGCGCAAGTTCACGCAAGGTCGGGTTCTTCCACGACTCGTAGTAATCAAAAAGCCTTTCTTCGAGAACACGTACCTTGTGGTTCTTCGCGATGGCACACATCCGCTCGAACGCCTCTTTCTTCTTTGCGTCCGATCTAGACTGGCAAAAGGTAACCATCGCACGGAAATACTCTACATCAAAACCCACGAGCCCCATCGCCTGTGCAGTACGTTCCACGCCCTGCTTACTCAGCTTGCTCTTACCGTCACAAACGACCTTCATGTACGAACAGGAAGAAAATCCTGCAAGGTTAGAAAACTCGCGCCACGAGAAAACGGAATGTGCCTTTCTGTCTTCGTAATAATCCAGCATGAACTTGCGGTAGTCTGTGTATTCGGTAATCGGCTTCATACCAAGAAATATACAATCGCGATTTTTAGAAAACAAGCATTTTAGTCAACAAAATTAAAGAAATTTTAAAAATTTTCGCATTTTTATAGTAAATTTTCTATTACATTTGCGTATATGCAATGAAACATTGCATATAGGATTTTTTCCAGGAACTCAAGTCACGACAGAAAGCAATAATCACGAATGCAAGTAAATTTCTATCTATGGAGCATAAAACTTACCAACGGAGTTTGGTCATGTACGATATTCTAGTCCTGGGAGCAGGTATTTCCGGCCTCTCCGCTGCCCTGCATGCGGCAGAAAAGGGCCTTTCGGTCGTTATCCTCACGAAAGGCGCAAAACCGGACGGTTCTTCCAACTACGCGCAGGGCGGCATCGCGACCGTCACCGAGAAGACGGACAAGTTCAAGTTCCACATCGACGACACGCTCGAGGCGGGGGCTGGCCTCTGCAAGAAGGAACCCGTGAACATCCTCACCAAGAGCGGGCCCGCGACCATCAAGCAGCTTGTGAAGTGGGGCGTGCAGTTCACCCCCTCGCCCGCAGACAAGACGCAGTTCGACCTGCACCTGGAAGGCGGCCACAGCCATCACCGCATCTTGCACGCGGCGGACCTCACCGGCAAGGAAATCATGCGCGCGCTCCTGTGCGAACGCCACAAGCACAAGAACATCCACTACATCGAGAACTGCTACATCAAGGACCTCATCTGCAAGGGCGAAGGCAAGAACAAGCGTTGCGTGGGAGCAAAGATTATCCACCAGAAGACAGGCATTGTCGAAGACCTCTACGCAAAGGCCTCCATCCTTTCTACCGGCGGTGCTGGCCGTATCTGGCAATACACCGTTTGCCCGCCCGACAGCTGTGGCGACGGCATGGCGATTGCGGCCCGTGCAGGCGCCGCCCTGCAGGATATCGAGTTCATGCAGTTCCACCCGACAAGCCTCTACGCCCCGCAGCTCAAGAAGCCCTTCCTGATTTCGGAAGCGGTGCGCGGGTTCGGCGGCATTCTGAAAAACTACAAGGGCGAAGAATTCATGAACCAGGTTCACCCGCTCCATTCGCTCGCGCCCCGCGACATCGTGGCGCGCGCCATACACAGCGAAATGCAGCGTCTGGGCAAGCCCAACATGTTTATCGACCTCTCGGGCCGCACCCCGAAGGACATCAAGAGCCACTTCCCGAACATCTACGCGAAGTGCCTCGACGCAGGCATCGACATCACGAAGGAATGGATTCCCGTGGTGCCCGCCGCACACTACATGTGCGGAGGCGTACTGGTCGACACGTGGTCACGTACCGAAATCAAGGGCCTGTACGCCTGCGGCGAAGTCGCCGCGACGGGCGTCCACGGAGCGAACCGCCTGGCATCGAACTCCCTGCTGGAGAGCATCGTCTTTGCAATCCGCGCGGTGGACAATATCTGCGATAGCGGGCTCCTGAAGGCGAAACTCGACGTGAAGAAATCGACCAAGAAAGAAAAGGTCTCGTTCACGAAGGCCGCCTACTGGCGCAAGCGCAAAAAGGCCCTGCAGGACACGATGTGGGCCTACTGCGGCATCGTGCGCACGACCGCGGGCCTGAACCAGGGCCTCAAGGAAATCGCCACCCTCGAGGCCGACGTGGATGCTGCCATCAAGAACAAGGAAACCGAGAACATCCACTTCCTCGAGTTCCTGAACGCCCTGCAGGTTTCCAAGATGATTCTCACCGCGGCGCTCCACCGCAAGGAATCGCGCGGGCTACACTACATTCTCGACTACCCGAATCTGGACCCCAAGACCAAGCACCACACGATATATCTGGAAAAGGGTTCCAAGTAACAGAGGAGAAGCACTGGATCCTATCGGCCTTCGGCCTCCAGGATGACAGCAGGAACGAAAAGAATGACTGTAGCGAAGAAGACAAAGGAAGCCTTGCCGAAGAAAATCGGCGGTTACAAGCCGACGCAGATGCTCGGGCACGGAGCCATGGGCAACGTGTGGCTGTGCCATGACGAGTCGCTCGACCGCATGGTCATCGTGAAGCAGATGGTCCCGAAGCTTTTGGACCAGGACTCCTTTATCCTCCGGTTCCAGCAGGAGGCGACAATCCTCGCCCACCTGAACCACCCGGCAATCGTCGTGCCCTACGCCCTCTGGAAGGAGCCCGACGGCCAGCTTTCGCTCTCGATGGAATTCGTGATGGGCAAGAACCTCCGCGAAATTCTGGACACCTGCAAGCAGCCTCCCGTATGGGTCGTGATGGCTATCCTCCACGAGATGTTCCTTGCATTGAGCGTCGTGCACCGCGCGGGCATCGTGCACCGCGACTTGAAACCCGCGAACATGATGGTCGACAAGGACGGGCGAATCCGCCTGCTCGATTTCGGTGTTGCCCACGTGGACAGGCGTAACGGCGACGACATGACGCTCACCATGGCGGGTTCGCAAATCGGTACCGGCGCGTACATGAGCCCCGAACAGACCATGGGCAACGAAGCCACCCCGGCATCGGACCTGTTCAGCATGGGCATTATCGCAAGCGAGATGCTCCTTGGCGAAAACGTGTTCCGCGGGGAATCGCTGAACCAGACGTTCCAGAACATCCGCCGCCTGAAAATCGGCAAAAAGGCCTTCCCCGCCGGCACTCCGAAGGGGCTTATAAAACTCGTGATGAAGCTTCTCGAAAAGAAGCCCTCCAAGCGCCCGCTTTCCGCCGCAGATGTCGCCGACGAACTCAGCCGGCTGATGCGCGCCTACCCGCGCGACCTCACGCCCTACCTCGCCGAATGGGTGAGCGCCACAATGAGGGGCGAAAAGACCGCCATTGAACCCAAGACCTACCCGAGCAGGAACAAAATGACAATCGCACTTACGGTTATATTCACTGTAGCCGCAACAACCGGCGTATACATGCTCTTATCGAATTTCTAAAGGGAACCAATGAACTGGATAGACATATTCTGCCTTGTCTGCGTACTTATCCTCACGCTCATCGGTGTGTGGCGCGGGTTCCTGAAGGACCTGTTCCGGCTTGTCGCCTGGGCCGCAGCGCTCGCGGGCGCATACTTTGCAACCGACCTCCTCGCCGACACGCTCGCGACAAACCTCGAGATAACCGGGTTTACCGTAAAGCTTCTGTGTATCTGCATCGGGTTCCTCGTGCCGTTCATTACGTTGTTCATGATTGGGCACTTTGTGCAGAAGGCTGTTGCCGATACCCCCGTAGGCAAGGTCAACAGGATTCTCGGCGGGATTCTCGGTGCATGCAAGGGCTGGATAATCTGCTTCATTTTCCTCTCCATCCTGCACATCATCCCGGTATCCGGCGGGCTCAAGGACACGCGTAACGACGCTACCGCATACAGCTTCTACAAGTTCAACCTGGAACTGCTCGGGTTCTCTTCCGAAGAGCCCGATCTGATTGGCATAGCCGAAAAGAAGGCTACAGAACTCAGCAAGGAAATTACGGACAAGGCCGTCGAGAAGGTCAAGGAGACGACGACGCAGGCCGCCGAGCAGGCCAAGGACGCCGCCGTGAAGGCAGCAACAGATGCGAAGGATTCGCTAGTCAAGAAAGTCGACGCGAAGACTGACTCAGCCGTTTCGGCCGTCAAGGAAAAGGTCAAGGAAAAAGCCGGAACGACTTACAAGGTAAGCAACGAGAAGGCCCCGAACACCTACTCCGTGGAAAAGAAGTAGAACTCAATCGACAAAGCTTAGCTTACCGAACTTAAACGGCCGCAAGCCTTTTTGCGCAGGTTTCGGCATTGCGGACAATTTCTTCTTCGCCATCCACGTGGCGGCCACGCATTACGAACTTTCCGTTACAGATAACCGAATCGATGCAACTGCTGTCGGCAGCGTACACCCAGTTACTTACCAGGTTGTGGCCGGGCACCATGCGTTCGTTCTTCAGGTCGACCAGCAGGCAATCCGCGAGGTAGCCTTCCTTGATTTCGCCGGCATCCATTAGCCCGTAGGCACGCGCCACATGGACAGTCGCCATCTTCAGCGCTTCGTGCGCAGGCAACGTCTCCGCACCGCCCTGCACCTTCGCAAGCAAAGCCGCAAGCTTCATCTCCTCGTGCATGTCAAGGTTGTTGTTCGAGGAATCGCCATCCGTACCGAGGGCAACATTTGCACCGGAACGCAACAGGCGGTCAATCGGCGGGATACCGCTAGCGAGTTTCAAGTTCGAATTCGGGTTCAATACCGCCGTCGCGCCCAAATCCACGAATGCCTTCATGTCATCATCCGAGAGATGAACGCAATGCGCCGCAGCGAGGTTCGAACCGAGCATTCCCGCACGTTCCAGCAGGCGGACCGGACTGCACCCGTACTGCCTTTCGCAATCTTCCAGTTCCTTTTTCGTTTCGGAGAGGTGCGTATGGACCATGAAATTTTCGGAGCGGGCAAAGTCGGCACAGCGCTTCAGCAGCGCCTCGCCCACTGTGTATACGGAATGCGGGGCAACCGCAAGGCGCACGCGTTCCGATTCACCGGTATGCGCGGCAAGGAACTTGAAATTGCCCTCAATCGCTTCTGGCGACATGAGAGATTCCGCAAACGTCACGCCCACTGCAGCACGTATGCCCATCTCCCCGACAACCTTGATGGTACGTTCGCGATGCCAGTACATGTCGGCAAAGAAAACCGTACCCGACTTAATCATCTCGAGAAGGGCAAGTCGACAAGCCACGTCGATATCGTCACCCGTAAGTTTGGCCTCGAACGGCCAGATGTATTCCTGCAGCCACTTCTGGAGCGGCATATCGTCGGCATACCCGCGCAAGAGCGTCATCGCCGCATGCGTATGCCCGTTGTAGAACGCCGGGAAAATGGCGAAGCGCGAGCAGTCCACGACCTCAGCGCCAAGCGACTCCTCGGGGGGAACCACCCCTATGCGTGCAAAGCGATTCCCCGCGATAAGCACGTCCACAACCCTGTCGCCGCCCTGACCGGGCAACACCACCGACTTCAGTAAAATCTTGTGCATAACGATACCCTTACCCCTTGCAAGATAGCATTTTTCAGTTTTGGAGGGCTAAAATATGATAAAAAATTCTTATTTCTGAAAAAAAAGGCACACAAGGTAACCCGAGCGCACCGAAAATTATATAATAGAATTATGAACTACGACGAAAAAGAGACTCTCCCGATATCCAGGAACGAATTCGCCGAACTGGAAATTTTCAAGAATATCCAATTCGAAAAATTGGCGGGATTCCTGCTACCCTGCAAGACAAAAGAGGTCGAACAGGGTACAACGCTCATTAGCCCCGACAATCCGAACATTGACCTGGTCATCGTGTTGCGCGGCAGCCTCGAAGTGAAGCTCGAATCCGAGGGAGGAACGTTTACAAGCACCATCGAACAAGGGCACTGCGCCGGAGAGATGTCGATATTCGACAGCATTCCCCCAAGCGCGACGGTATCTGCAAAGGAAAACAGCAAGGTGCTGCTTATCCCCTCCGATATCGCACGGGCGATGATTTCCGCTTCGCACGAACTGAGCCTGAACTTCCTGCTCATCCTGAGCCAGCGCATCCGCAACAACAACAAGATTGTGTGCGAGGAGCAGTACCATATCCGCCGCATGGAAGAATACGCGAAGGTGGACGCGATGACAGGGCTCCACAACCGCCGCTGGCTCGAAGAAATGTACACGCGCGAGATGGCCCGGAGCAACAAGGGAAACATTATGCTCACGGCATTCATGCTCGACATCGACCACTTCAAGAACGTGAACGACACCTACGGCCACCTCGCAGGTGACCAGGTGCTTATTTCCGTGGCGCAGACGCTTACACGCAGCCTAAGGCCTTCTGACATGCCGGTGCGTTACGGCGGCGAGGAGTTCACGGTGTTCCTGCCCGGGACTTCGACCAAGAACGCAAAGATTATTGCAGAACGCATCCGCCGCGACATGGA
The Fibrobacter sp. UWR3 genome window above contains:
- a CDS encoding FISUMP domain-containing protein, which gives rise to MKTTNLRFVISIAALGLASTWLSSCNDSRSVAGTSDDPNQITASIEGVVEKGPFVKGTTVTLYELNSQTFAQTGKSFTGTVDGDDGSFSLGKVELDSRYVLLDANGYYWNELYGLKTTNPLSLKAVAKVGNDGKININVGTHITHKRILSLVENGMDFDKAKSQAEREVAEAFFGDQSEQAFENASIIDNEKLLALSVIMLLTGPEPDVTEMIASLTAGLTDDLLVKLADKAALRYNEYAYARRFMGQHFPDASIGYFEHYIIAFWQKVYGLGECNRDKSGVLDTVRAEKSENAGKVLICKEFEPESGVYLWLSASGVEQNTFGLEPVEDGHLVMSETDSTVAYVYDNGKWREANASEIFVGMGCVKSLDGTLVQKDGDGSKCNWTYCIEAVNGFRSDGSYVMPDSQSFICNLGHQPTWVAATIFDYTKDAFFNPDVEYGSVTDERDGRTYRTVNIAGMTWMAENLTYATNGADCKDSLSIGCVYEWYMVMNVAKNDSVVENTRGICMEGWHVPDTT
- a CDS encoding TIGR02147 family protein, which gives rise to MKPITEYTDYRKFMLDYYEDRKAHSVFSWREFSNLAGFSSCSYMKVVCDGKSKLSKQGVERTAQAMGLVGFDVEYFRAMVTFCQSRSDAKKKEAFERMCAIAKNHKVRVLEERLFDYYESWKNPTLRELAPLMPGATPGELAKKCYPPVTAWEVQETLKFLTDSGLLLKAKDGTYSQSESSITGSSEATRLAIRTAHRQMSQLAANSLDLPTTERNITGVTMGISDETYDRIVHELETFRQKIISIAVADKNINQVYRLNLQFFPLTRKVKEVPHEND
- the nadB gene encoding L-aspartate oxidase, which produces MYDILVLGAGISGLSAALHAAEKGLSVVILTKGAKPDGSSNYAQGGIATVTEKTDKFKFHIDDTLEAGAGLCKKEPVNILTKSGPATIKQLVKWGVQFTPSPADKTQFDLHLEGGHSHHRILHAADLTGKEIMRALLCERHKHKNIHYIENCYIKDLICKGEGKNKRCVGAKIIHQKTGIVEDLYAKASILSTGGAGRIWQYTVCPPDSCGDGMAIAARAGAALQDIEFMQFHPTSLYAPQLKKPFLISEAVRGFGGILKNYKGEEFMNQVHPLHSLAPRDIVARAIHSEMQRLGKPNMFIDLSGRTPKDIKSHFPNIYAKCLDAGIDITKEWIPVVPAAHYMCGGVLVDTWSRTEIKGLYACGEVAATGVHGANRLASNSLLESIVFAIRAVDNICDSGLLKAKLDVKKSTKKEKVSFTKAAYWRKRKKALQDTMWAYCGIVRTTAGLNQGLKEIATLEADVDAAIKNKETENIHFLEFLNALQVSKMILTAALHRKESRGLHYILDYPNLDPKTKHHTIYLEKGSK
- a CDS encoding serine/threonine-protein kinase yields the protein MTVAKKTKEALPKKIGGYKPTQMLGHGAMGNVWLCHDESLDRMVIVKQMVPKLLDQDSFILRFQQEATILAHLNHPAIVVPYALWKEPDGQLSLSMEFVMGKNLREILDTCKQPPVWVVMAILHEMFLALSVVHRAGIVHRDLKPANMMVDKDGRIRLLDFGVAHVDRRNGDDMTLTMAGSQIGTGAYMSPEQTMGNEATPASDLFSMGIIASEMLLGENVFRGESLNQTFQNIRRLKIGKKAFPAGTPKGLIKLVMKLLEKKPSKRPLSAADVADELSRLMRAYPRDLTPYLAEWVSATMRGEKTAIEPKTYPSRNKMTIALTVIFTVAATTGVYMLLSNF
- a CDS encoding CvpA family protein; this encodes MNWIDIFCLVCVLILTLIGVWRGFLKDLFRLVAWAAALAGAYFATDLLADTLATNLEITGFTVKLLCICIGFLVPFITLFMIGHFVQKAVADTPVGKVNRILGGILGACKGWIICFIFLSILHIIPVSGGLKDTRNDATAYSFYKFNLELLGFSSEEPDLIGIAEKKATELSKEITDKAVEKVKETTTQAAEQAKDAAVKAATDAKDSLVKKVDAKTDSAVSAVKEKVKEKAGTTYKVSNEKAPNTYSVEKK
- a CDS encoding amidohydrolase — encoded protein: MHKILLKSVVLPGQGGDRVVDVLIAGNRFARIGVVPPEESLGAEVVDCSRFAIFPAFYNGHTHAAMTLLRGYADDMPLQKWLQEYIWPFEAKLTGDDIDVACRLALLEMIKSGTVFFADMYWHRERTIKVVGEMGIRAAVGVTFAESLMSPEAIEGNFKFLAAHTGESERVRLAVAPHSVYTVGEALLKRCADFARSENFMVHTHLSETKKELEDCERQYGCSPVRLLERAGMLGSNLAAAHCVHLSDDDMKAFVDLGATAVLNPNSNLKLASGIPPIDRLLRSGANVALGTDGDSSNNNLDMHEEMKLAALLAKVQGGAETLPAHEALKMATVHVARAYGLMDAGEIKEGYLADCLLVDLKNERMVPGHNLVSNWVYAADSSCIDSVICNGKFVMRGRHVDGEEEIVRNAETCAKRLAAV
- a CDS encoding GGDEF domain-containing protein, with amino-acid sequence MNYDEKETLPISRNEFAELEIFKNIQFEKLAGFLLPCKTKEVEQGTTLISPDNPNIDLVIVLRGSLEVKLESEGGTFTSTIEQGHCAGEMSIFDSIPPSATVSAKENSKVLLIPSDIARAMISASHELSLNFLLILSQRIRNNNKIVCEEQYHIRRMEEYAKVDAMTGLHNRRWLEEMYTREMARSNKGNIMLTAFMLDIDHFKNVNDTYGHLAGDQVLISVAQTLTRSLRPSDMPVRYGGEEFTVFLPGTSTKNAKIIAERIRRDMENMSISLPDGNIIQVTVSIGFAERVDNDTVASLIDRADKALYHAKQNGRNRVCQNLGDGKMQLLKTGT